A region from the Candidatus Methylomirabilota bacterium genome encodes:
- a CDS encoding cupin domain-containing protein, whose translation MAKLQISVAEMEATRVARFRNLEPSRRAFVDTAIPGYERLIYNVIGRGVTEDASLAPAITDARDFNLTLIKKVPGNRVGLHDHPTVEVFMPLTGRWGVYWGDDAENEVVLEQWDVISVPPGVMRGFRNLGTEDAYLLAILGGSDSGHVEWSPKVLEAARQHGASLDKHGNVIAAR comes from the coding sequence ATGGCAAAGCTGCAGATCTCGGTGGCGGAGATGGAAGCGACCCGGGTGGCGCGGTTCCGCAACCTCGAGCCCAGCCGCCGCGCCTTCGTGGACACGGCGATCCCGGGCTACGAGCGGCTCATCTACAACGTCATCGGCCGGGGCGTGACCGAGGACGCTTCGCTGGCGCCGGCGATCACCGACGCCCGCGATTTCAACCTGACGCTGATCAAGAAGGTGCCCGGGAACCGGGTCGGTCTGCACGATCACCCGACGGTCGAGGTGTTCATGCCATTGACCGGACGTTGGGGCGTGTACTGGGGTGACGATGCGGAGAACGAGGTCGTCCTCGAGCAGTGGGACGTCATCTCCGTGCCCCCGGGCGTCATGCGGGGCTTTCGGAACCTGGGGACCGAGGACGCTTACCTGCTGGCGATCCTGGGCGGATCCGACTCGGGTCACGTCGAGTGGTCACCGAAAGTCCTCGAGGCGGCCCGCCAGCACGGCGCCTCGCTCGACAAGCACGGCAACGTCATCGCCGCCCGCTAA
- a CDS encoding sugar ABC transporter substrate-binding protein: MKRGSWSLIGLVLVVALALPAWAQEKKVVRIWHTETEPQSVKAFQEIINAFEKIRPDITVKQEALAWGDLEAKLTTALAAGAPPDASHGQAITCASFYQKGLLRDQEDIAQAVGRDNIWEAVRNLCRFDGKYYGITHSPNTNLLIYRKDVFKQKELKPPATWDDFLKVAQAMMERDKDGRVTRYGLSLPGTPLFINILVAELTKANGGRLFDPKTGRPTFTERQVIEMLDFYKKLNDTVLPPGWLGHGYLDTFTNLATGKAAMVYQGHGRSAGYIEKYAPKGTGDVQHFGVMRKPRGPSGKTTAAQIDAEPWMIFKNARYPNEAAEFLKFFFKEENYIKYLHTVPIHLLPTLKSVRNSPAYQANAMYQRWKDWVEMDYYYLERDLAKPTLIVEWDDLKLPFLLEIFGSNILPDMVTDAVRGMPSAQAAARAQARAEELITKLGHKRW, translated from the coding sequence ATGAAGCGTGGGAGCTGGTCGCTCATCGGCCTCGTTCTCGTCGTCGCGCTCGCGCTCCCGGCCTGGGCTCAGGAGAAGAAGGTGGTGAGGATCTGGCACACGGAGACCGAGCCCCAGTCGGTCAAGGCCTTCCAGGAAATCATCAACGCCTTCGAGAAGATTCGCCCGGACATCACCGTGAAGCAAGAGGCGCTGGCCTGGGGGGATCTGGAGGCCAAGCTGACGACCGCCCTGGCGGCCGGCGCTCCGCCGGACGCGAGCCATGGGCAAGCCATCACCTGCGCTTCCTTCTACCAGAAAGGGCTCCTGCGCGACCAGGAGGACATCGCTCAGGCGGTGGGGCGAGACAACATCTGGGAGGCCGTGCGGAATCTCTGTCGCTTCGACGGCAAGTATTACGGCATCACCCACTCGCCCAACACGAACCTCCTCATCTACCGCAAGGACGTCTTCAAGCAAAAGGAGCTGAAGCCGCCGGCCACCTGGGACGACTTTCTCAAGGTCGCCCAGGCCATGATGGAGCGGGACAAGGACGGCCGGGTGACGCGCTACGGCCTGTCCCTGCCCGGCACGCCGCTCTTCATCAACATCCTGGTGGCGGAGCTGACCAAGGCCAATGGGGGGCGGCTCTTCGACCCCAAGACGGGGCGGCCCACCTTCACCGAACGGCAGGTCATCGAGATGCTGGACTTCTACAAGAAGCTCAACGACACCGTCCTGCCTCCGGGGTGGCTGGGCCACGGCTATCTCGACACCTTCACCAACCTGGCGACCGGCAAGGCGGCCATGGTCTACCAGGGGCACGGCCGGAGCGCGGGCTACATCGAGAAATACGCGCCCAAGGGGACGGGCGACGTTCAGCACTTCGGGGTGATGCGAAAGCCGCGCGGGCCCTCGGGCAAGACCACGGCGGCCCAGATCGATGCCGAGCCGTGGATGATCTTCAAGAACGCCCGCTACCCCAACGAGGCGGCCGAATTTCTAAAATTCTTCTTCAAGGAAGAGAACTACATCAAGTACCTGCACACCGTACCCATCCACCTGCTGCCCACGCTCAAGTCGGTGCGGAACAGTCCGGCGTACCAGGCCAACGCGATGTACCAGCGGTGGAAGGACTGGGTGGAGATGGATTACTACTACCTGGAGCGGGACCTGGCGAAGCCGACGCTGATCGTGGAGTGGGACGATCTCAAGCTTCCCTTCCTGCTCGAGATCTTCGGATCGAACATCCTCCCCGACATGGTGACCGACGCCGTTCGAGGGATGCCGTCCGCCCAGGCAGCGGCCAGGGCGCAGGCTCGGGCCGAAGAGCTGATCACGAAGCTGGGGCACAAGCGCTGGTAA
- a CDS encoding MFS transporter, whose amino-acid sequence MRVPFFYGWIIVAVAFVTMGVGVNARTAFSLLFPPILDEFGWERGVTAGAFSFGFLVSAVLSPSLGRLMDRRGPRVVMEMGVGLMAAGLLLAPLVREPWHLYATLGVLVGGGSVCFSYTGQALFLPNWFVRRRGLAMSLAFSGVGVGSIILLPWLGALIAGAGWRTACWTLGLLVLGLLAPLNLLLRRRPEDLGLAPDGDRLSPGAAGTGRTANVVDAAWVAVDWTLGRAVRTARFWWIAVGYLCGLFCWYAVQVHQTKYLVEIGFSAPDAAWALGAVSLAGVPGQIALGHLSDRIGREWVWTVGSLGFALCYLALLLLRQTPTLPLLYLMILSQGLLGYGLTSVVGAIPAEIFEGRHYGSIFGSLMLAAIAGGAIGPWVTGALYDATGSYTLAFWIAIGASALSALAIWLAAPRHVRVVAGRVGSRRQAT is encoded by the coding sequence GTGCGCGTGCCTTTCTTCTACGGCTGGATCATCGTGGCGGTCGCCTTCGTCACCATGGGCGTCGGCGTCAACGCGCGCACCGCCTTCTCGCTGCTCTTCCCGCCGATCCTCGACGAGTTCGGGTGGGAACGCGGCGTCACGGCCGGCGCCTTCTCCTTCGGCTTCCTCGTCTCCGCGGTCCTGAGCCCATCGCTCGGCCGACTGATGGATCGCCGCGGGCCGCGGGTCGTGATGGAGATGGGCGTGGGCCTCATGGCCGCCGGTCTCCTGCTCGCCCCGCTGGTGCGCGAGCCCTGGCATCTCTACGCGACGCTCGGGGTTCTCGTGGGTGGGGGCAGTGTCTGCTTCAGCTACACGGGCCAGGCGCTGTTCCTGCCCAACTGGTTCGTGCGTCGCCGCGGCCTGGCCATGAGCCTGGCCTTCTCCGGCGTAGGCGTGGGATCGATCATCCTGCTGCCCTGGCTGGGGGCCCTCATCGCGGGCGCCGGGTGGCGCACCGCCTGCTGGACGCTGGGCCTGCTGGTGCTGGGGCTGCTGGCGCCGCTCAACCTCCTGTTGAGGCGACGGCCCGAGGACCTCGGGCTGGCGCCCGACGGCGACCGGCTCTCGCCCGGCGCCGCCGGCACGGGCCGGACCGCGAATGTAGTCGACGCGGCCTGGGTCGCCGTGGACTGGACGCTCGGCCGAGCCGTGCGCACGGCCCGCTTCTGGTGGATCGCGGTAGGCTACCTCTGCGGGCTCTTCTGCTGGTATGCGGTGCAGGTCCACCAGACGAAGTACCTGGTGGAGATCGGCTTCAGCGCCCCCGATGCGGCCTGGGCTTTGGGGGCCGTGAGCCTGGCCGGCGTTCCCGGGCAGATCGCGCTGGGCCACCTCTCCGATCGGATCGGGCGGGAGTGGGTCTGGACGGTGGGCAGCCTCGGGTTCGCGCTCTGCTACCTGGCCCTGCTCCTGCTCCGGCAGACCCCGACGCTCCCGCTGCTCTACTTGATGATCCTGTCGCAGGGTCTGCTCGGCTATGGCCTCACCTCGGTGGTTGGCGCCATCCCCGCGGAGATCTTCGAGGGCCGGCACTACGGCAGCATCTTCGGCAGCCTCATGCTGGCGGCGATCGCGGGCGGAGCGATCGGGCCCTGGGTGACCGGCGCGCTGTACGACGCCACCGGCAGCTACACGCTGGCCTTCTGGATCGCCATCGGCGCCAGCGCGCTCTCGGCCCTGGCCATCTGGCTGGCCGCTCCCCGCCACGTCCGTGTAGTTGCCGGCCGCGTCGGAAGCCGGCGTCAAGCGACCTGA
- a CDS encoding carbohydrate ABC transporter permease has protein sequence MTPRARRALGRGLLYVGAALLVFQAAFPFLWMASTSLKPPVEVFAQPPSFMPEAPTWENFARLFTSTNFLIYFQNSVTVSGLVVLLTMMVAAAGAYSLTRYRYPGREQIAGLILCTYMFAPIMIVIPFFILVKRIGIENTHLALVLAFASFCLPFALWLLRAFFATIPVELEEAALVDGADRWRAVVHVVLPLALPGLIATGIFTFVLAWNDYIFARILIASDELKTLPVGVQDLFHSALIDWGLIMAAGMLITIPALAFFVGVQRHLVAGWGSGGLKG, from the coding sequence ATGACGCCGCGGGCGCGACGGGCGCTGGGGCGCGGGCTGCTCTACGTCGGGGCGGCGCTGCTCGTCTTCCAGGCGGCGTTCCCGTTCCTCTGGATGGCCTCCACGTCGCTGAAGCCGCCCGTCGAAGTCTTCGCCCAGCCGCCGTCCTTCATGCCCGAGGCGCCGACGTGGGAGAACTTCGCGCGGCTGTTCACCTCGACCAACTTCCTGATCTACTTCCAGAACAGCGTGACGGTCTCGGGTCTGGTGGTCCTGCTGACGATGATGGTGGCGGCGGCCGGGGCCTACAGCCTGACCCGCTACCGCTACCCGGGGCGGGAGCAGATCGCCGGCCTCATCCTCTGCACCTACATGTTCGCGCCCATCATGATCGTGATCCCCTTCTTCATCCTCGTGAAGCGGATCGGGATCGAGAACACCCACCTGGCGCTGGTCCTGGCGTTCGCGTCGTTCTGCCTGCCCTTCGCCCTCTGGCTCTTGCGGGCCTTCTTCGCGACGATCCCCGTCGAGCTGGAGGAGGCGGCTCTGGTGGATGGGGCCGACCGATGGCGCGCGGTGGTCCATGTCGTCCTCCCGCTGGCGCTGCCCGGCCTGATCGCCACGGGGATCTTCACCTTCGTCCTGGCCTGGAACGACTACATCTTCGCTCGCATCCTGATCGCCTCCGACGAGCTCAAGACGCTTCCGGTGGGCGTCCAGGACCTCTTCCACTCGGCGCTGATCGACTGGGGGCTTATCATGGCCGCCGGCATGCTCATCACGATCCCCGCCCTGGCCTTCTTCGTCGGGGTCCAGCGGCATCTAGTCGCGGGCTGGGGGAGCGGAGGGCTCAAGGGATGA
- a CDS encoding LLM class flavin-dependent oxidoreductase, with the protein MAHKGLTFGIFLAPFHRLGENPTLALGRDMELIEWLDYLGYDEVWVGEHHSAGWELIAAPEVFIAAAAERTRHIMLGSGVTSLPYHHPLLVAQRFVLLDHMTRGRTMLGCGPGALVSDAYMMGIEPVTQRPRMEEALDAIMQLLRCEEPITMKTDWFELREARLHLAPYTEPHFPIAVASTITPAGVVAAGKHGLGVLSLGAGLPEGPAMLASQWKLAEDTAAKHGKRMDRKQWRLVVNVHVAEDDELALREVSRAERHETITYFEETLGRPPGRADDPLREGVRMGTTLVGTPETVIRGIERLQEYSQGGFGGLLFRAHEWANREQTLKSYELFARYVMPRFQGSTVMPEASNDWARANRKTIFSPNVEAVRRAYLDAGRPIPAGFRQRTSGARDEDPSPQAS; encoded by the coding sequence ATGGCCCACAAGGGATTGACGTTCGGCATCTTCCTCGCTCCCTTTCACCGACTCGGTGAGAACCCCACCCTGGCCCTCGGCCGGGACATGGAGCTGATCGAGTGGCTGGACTACCTGGGGTACGACGAGGTGTGGGTGGGTGAGCACCACTCGGCAGGCTGGGAGCTCATCGCCGCGCCCGAGGTCTTCATCGCGGCGGCCGCCGAGCGGACCCGCCACATCATGCTGGGCTCGGGGGTCACGAGCCTGCCGTATCACCATCCCTTACTGGTGGCCCAGCGGTTCGTCCTGCTCGACCACATGACGCGGGGCCGCACCATGCTCGGCTGCGGACCGGGGGCGCTGGTCTCGGACGCCTACATGATGGGGATCGAGCCGGTGACGCAGCGTCCGCGCATGGAGGAGGCCCTCGACGCCATCATGCAGCTCCTCCGCTGCGAAGAGCCCATCACCATGAAGACCGACTGGTTCGAGCTGCGCGAGGCCCGCCTGCACCTGGCCCCCTACACCGAGCCGCACTTCCCGATCGCCGTGGCCAGCACGATCACGCCCGCCGGCGTGGTGGCGGCGGGCAAGCACGGCCTCGGCGTGCTGTCGCTCGGCGCCGGCCTGCCGGAAGGGCCGGCGATGCTGGCCAGCCAGTGGAAACTCGCCGAAGACACCGCCGCCAAGCACGGCAAGCGGATGGACCGCAAGCAGTGGCGTCTCGTGGTCAACGTGCACGTGGCCGAGGACGACGAGCTGGCTCTGCGCGAAGTCTCCCGGGCCGAACGGCACGAGACCATCACCTACTTCGAGGAGACGCTGGGCCGACCGCCCGGCCGCGCCGACGACCCGCTGCGCGAGGGCGTGCGCATGGGCACCACGCTGGTGGGCACGCCCGAGACGGTGATCCGCGGCATCGAGCGCTTGCAGGAGTACAGCCAGGGCGGCTTCGGCGGCCTGCTGTTCCGGGCCCACGAGTGGGCCAACCGGGAGCAGACCCTGAAGAGCTACGAGCTGTTCGCGCGCTACGTCATGCCGCGCTTCCAGGGCTCGACGGTAATGCCCGAAGCCTCGAACGACTGGGCGCGCGCCAACCGCAAGACCATCTTCAGCCCCAACGTGGAGGCGGTTCGCCGGGCGTATCTCGACGCTGGCCGGCCGATTCCGGCCGGGTTCCGGCAGCGCACCTCTGGCGCCCGGGACGAGGATCCGTCGCCCCAAGCCTCCTGA
- the purM gene encoding phosphoribosylformylglycinamidine cyclo-ligase: MTSKGAGAGDRSLSYQAAGVLDNTQLGLNGLLGWVNRTKQFRPAGRPGHPVLDIGFFASVVDLGNNLGLALCTDGVGSKVLVAEMLQRYDTIGIDCVAMNVNDALCVGAEPISFLDYIAVERATPRVLEEIARGLHRGAELADVAIVGGEISQMPDVLKGRAPGGGLDLSGMCAGIVSLDRIIVGRDVAPGNVIVGARSNGVHSNGLTLARKVLFERGGLAPDQHVPALGCAVGEELLRPTHIYVRPVVELLFKRAVPVRGLVHITGDGLLNLTRIAARVGFHLDNLPPSPPIFELIQTLGGVPAHEMYYVFNMGIGFCLIVEDDPSVVRAVSDTFAAHGFETSVIGKVVADERKRVFLPKQNLVGEHDRFTDL; this comes from the coding sequence GTGACGAGCAAGGGCGCCGGCGCCGGCGATCGCTCGCTGAGCTATCAGGCCGCGGGTGTCCTGGACAACACCCAGCTCGGTCTCAACGGCCTGCTTGGCTGGGTAAACCGCACGAAGCAGTTCCGGCCGGCCGGTCGCCCCGGCCATCCCGTCCTGGACATCGGCTTCTTCGCCAGCGTGGTCGATCTGGGGAACAACCTGGGCCTAGCCCTGTGCACGGACGGCGTCGGTAGCAAAGTGCTGGTCGCCGAGATGCTCCAGCGCTACGACACGATCGGCATCGACTGCGTGGCGATGAACGTGAACGACGCCCTCTGTGTGGGCGCCGAGCCCATCTCGTTCCTGGACTACATCGCCGTCGAGCGGGCGACCCCGCGCGTCCTCGAGGAGATCGCCCGGGGACTTCACCGCGGCGCGGAGCTGGCCGACGTGGCGATCGTCGGCGGCGAGATCTCGCAGATGCCCGACGTCCTCAAAGGGCGCGCCCCCGGCGGGGGCCTGGACCTGTCGGGGATGTGCGCCGGGATCGTCTCGCTCGATCGGATCATCGTGGGGCGCGACGTCGCTCCCGGGAACGTCATCGTCGGGGCCCGAAGCAACGGCGTCCACAGCAACGGGCTCACCCTGGCCCGCAAGGTGCTGTTCGAGCGCGGCGGGCTTGCGCCGGACCAGCACGTCCCCGCGCTGGGTTGTGCGGTCGGCGAGGAGCTGCTTCGGCCGACCCACATCTACGTGCGCCCGGTGGTCGAGCTGCTCTTCAAGCGCGCCGTGCCCGTCCGGGGCCTGGTCCACATCACGGGGGACGGCCTGCTCAACCTGACCCGCATCGCCGCCAGGGTCGGCTTCCATCTGGACAACTTGCCGCCGTCTCCGCCCATCTTCGAGCTCATCCAGACGCTGGGCGGCGTCCCCGCCCACGAGATGTACTACGTCTTCAACATGGGCATCGGTTTCTGCCTCATCGTGGAGGACGACCCCTCGGTCGTGCGCGCGGTCAGCGATACCTTCGCCGCGCACGGTTTCGAGACGTCCGTAATCGGGAAAGTGGTCGCCGATGAGCGCAAGCGCGTGTTCCTTCCCAAGCAGAACCTCGTCGGCGAACACGACCGCTTCACCGACCTCTAG
- a CDS encoding sugar ABC transporter permease, with product MRQGPTVTHQVTGLLTIAPGLLLILALTIYPVGYSLWLSLLDKHSFFPEQRFIGLDNYVYLWSDPEFWTSLWYGVVYSVWTISLQILLGVAAALLLNESFRGRNLARGIVLFPYMIPTIVAVILWKWLLNDTYGLVNYALITSGLIRDPISWLGADLIMLSLIVVSVWQFFPFVLLAVLARLQTIPSELYEAAKVDGASAVRRFVHITLPHIKGILFVVILLRSIWMFTKFDTVWLMGEGAGAGRFIRTLPVYAYMRTLTYYQAGLGAALAVVMFGILMVSTIVYFRLFRREADIG from the coding sequence ATGCGCCAGGGGCCGACGGTCACCCACCAGGTGACTGGTCTCCTGACCATTGCGCCCGGCCTGCTGCTGATCCTCGCCCTCACGATCTACCCCGTCGGCTATTCCCTGTGGCTCAGCCTGCTCGACAAGCACTCCTTCTTCCCCGAACAGCGATTCATCGGCCTCGACAACTACGTCTACCTGTGGAGCGATCCGGAATTCTGGACCAGCCTCTGGTACGGCGTGGTGTACTCGGTCTGGACGATCAGCCTGCAGATCCTGTTGGGCGTCGCCGCGGCCCTGCTCCTCAACGAGTCGTTCCGGGGGCGCAACCTGGCGCGGGGCATCGTCCTCTTTCCCTACATGATCCCCACGATCGTGGCGGTCATCCTCTGGAAGTGGCTCCTCAACGACACCTACGGGCTCGTGAACTACGCGCTGATAACGTCGGGGCTCATCCGCGATCCCATCAGCTGGCTGGGCGCCGACCTGATCATGCTCTCGCTCATCGTGGTCAGCGTCTGGCAATTCTTCCCGTTCGTCCTGCTGGCCGTACTGGCCCGGCTGCAGACCATTCCCAGCGAGCTGTACGAGGCGGCCAAGGTGGACGGCGCCTCCGCCGTCCGGCGATTCGTCCACATCACGCTGCCGCACATCAAGGGCATTCTGTTCGTGGTGATCCTGCTTCGCAGCATCTGGATGTTCACCAAGTTCGACACGGTGTGGCTGATGGGGGAGGGGGCGGGCGCGGGCCGCTTCATCCGCACCCTGCCCGTGTATGCCTACATGCGAACGCTGACCTATTACCAGGCCGGCCTGGGGGCCGCTCTGGCGGTGGTCATGTTCGGGATCCTCATGGTCTCCACCATCGTGTACTTCCGCCTGTTCCGGCGGGAGGCGGACATCGGATGA
- a CDS encoding branched-chain amino acid ABC transporter permease translates to MNQRADDVTGRELSQRSRPFPIISAVPLAARAVVRRWRMQRGESGSLFLLAAFLVCAYALPFVVGAWTGNVRLDEFWLANLATVVVGGFMQGGVYAMFAVGLTLIFGVMRIINAAHGEMVMMGAYLTWVSFFYLGVDPLLSMLFTLPIAFLFGVAVQKVLLNAAVGAPELTGLLITFGLGLTIIYTVELIFTTDFRTIPYAPETVQLTSGIAVGQNRVISFAMALVISVGVYLFLKLSRLGKAVRATALNAEVAMVCGINVRRIYLVTTGLAAALAVAGGALVSIQFGFNPETGVLYTLQAFAIIILGGRGHYLGALIGGFMLAILENLVSLMVPNGTAMVELAAYSLMIFVLLIRPGGLMGVKEA, encoded by the coding sequence GTGAATCAGCGGGCCGACGACGTCACGGGCCGGGAGTTGAGTCAGCGCTCCCGGCCCTTCCCTATCATCTCAGCGGTACCGCTCGCCGCCCGGGCGGTGGTGAGGCGGTGGCGGATGCAGCGGGGCGAGTCCGGGAGCCTCTTCCTGCTCGCCGCCTTCCTCGTCTGCGCCTACGCGCTGCCCTTCGTGGTGGGCGCCTGGACCGGCAACGTGAGGCTCGATGAGTTCTGGCTCGCGAACCTGGCGACCGTCGTCGTGGGCGGCTTCATGCAGGGCGGTGTCTATGCGATGTTCGCGGTGGGCCTCACCCTGATCTTCGGCGTCATGCGCATCATCAACGCCGCCCACGGCGAGATGGTGATGATGGGCGCCTATCTGACGTGGGTGTCCTTCTTCTATCTCGGCGTAGACCCGCTGCTGTCGATGCTCTTCACCCTCCCCATCGCCTTCCTGTTCGGCGTAGCGGTGCAGAAGGTGCTGCTGAACGCTGCGGTCGGAGCCCCCGAGCTGACGGGGCTCCTGATCACCTTCGGGCTCGGCCTCACCATCATCTACACCGTCGAGCTCATCTTCACCACCGACTTCCGGACGATCCCCTATGCCCCGGAAACGGTCCAGCTCACCAGCGGGATCGCGGTGGGCCAGAACCGGGTGATCAGCTTCGCGATGGCCCTGGTGATCTCCGTCGGCGTCTATCTGTTCCTGAAGCTGAGCCGGCTGGGCAAGGCCGTCCGGGCTACCGCGCTGAACGCCGAGGTGGCGATGGTGTGCGGGATCAACGTCCGGCGGATCTACCTGGTCACCACCGGCCTGGCCGCCGCGCTGGCCGTGGCCGGCGGGGCGCTGGTGTCGATCCAGTTCGGGTTCAACCCGGAAACTGGTGTGCTCTACACGCTGCAGGCCTTCGCCATCATCATCCTGGGCGGCCGCGGGCACTACTTGGGCGCCCTCATCGGCGGCTTCATGCTGGCGATCCTCGAGAACCTGGTCTCCCTCATGGTGCCCAACGGCACCGCCATGGTCGAGCTGGCCGCGTACAGCCTGATGATCTTCGTGCTCCTGATCCGTCCCGGCGGCCTCATGGGCGTCAAAGAGGCCTGA
- a CDS encoding amino acid ABC transporter substrate-binding protein, whose amino-acid sequence MTMRMRVLMAIAVALAVLGVDTASANHRPNNEVLIGGAISQTGRYAEPAGRQVNSIKMWVEDVNRRGGLLGHKINLILLDDKSDTQTAIKLYEKLITEDKVDLLLAPYSSGITEAVANVNERYKMPFVAYGAASTPIWEKGRKYIFNIVPVAEDYQKGAVHLAKQIGVKRAAIIGEDSLFPRQSGKGAKQWCQKLGIDVVVEENYPLKQTDFTALLQKIKGSGAEAIFSNSYFADAAAQVRQLRELNINLKLFSGTVGPGLPKFAEQLGPTAEYVLGFTNWEPLPEVLKYPGMKEFIEAYKKRYGEAPNYHAGATYGSLQVTEAAIKKAGSFDNQKIRDVLATFEATSIFGHYKVDARGMNSQEGMTFQILQGKRRIVWPEKFAETKAELPMPEWSKR is encoded by the coding sequence ATGACGATGCGGATGCGCGTGCTCATGGCGATTGCGGTGGCTCTCGCGGTGCTCGGCGTTGATACGGCCAGCGCCAACCACCGCCCCAACAACGAGGTGCTGATCGGCGGCGCGATCTCCCAGACGGGGCGCTACGCCGAGCCGGCCGGCCGTCAGGTGAACTCGATCAAGATGTGGGTCGAGGACGTCAACCGCCGGGGCGGCCTTCTGGGCCACAAGATCAACCTGATCCTGCTCGACGACAAGTCCGACACGCAGACAGCCATCAAGCTCTACGAGAAGCTGATCACCGAAGACAAGGTCGATCTCCTGCTCGCGCCGTATTCCAGCGGGATCACCGAGGCCGTGGCCAACGTCAACGAGCGCTACAAGATGCCCTTCGTGGCCTACGGCGCGGCGTCGACCCCGATCTGGGAGAAGGGGCGGAAGTACATCTTCAACATCGTGCCCGTCGCCGAGGACTACCAGAAGGGGGCCGTCCACCTGGCCAAGCAGATCGGCGTGAAGCGGGCGGCGATCATCGGCGAGGACAGCCTCTTCCCCCGTCAGTCGGGCAAGGGCGCCAAGCAGTGGTGCCAGAAGCTCGGCATCGACGTCGTCGTCGAAGAGAACTACCCGCTCAAGCAGACAGACTTCACCGCGCTGCTCCAGAAGATCAAGGGTTCCGGCGCCGAGGCCATCTTCTCCAACAGCTACTTCGCCGACGCCGCCGCCCAGGTCCGTCAGCTGCGGGAGCTGAATATAAACCTAAAGCTCTTCTCGGGCACGGTCGGCCCGGGGCTGCCCAAGTTCGCCGAGCAGCTCGGGCCCACCGCCGAGTACGTTCTTGGCTTCACCAACTGGGAGCCGCTCCCCGAGGTGCTCAAGTATCCGGGCATGAAGGAGTTCATCGAGGCGTACAAGAAGCGTTACGGTGAGGCGCCCAACTATCACGCCGGGGCGACCTACGGTTCGCTGCAGGTGACCGAGGCCGCCATCAAGAAGGCCGGCTCCTTCGACAACCAGAAGATCCGGGACGTGCTGGCCACCTTCGAAGCGACGTCGATCTTCGGCCACTACAAGGTGGACGCCCGGGGTATGAACTCCCAGGAAGGAATGACCTTCCAGATCCTTCAGGGCAAGCGCCGCATCGTCTGGCCCGAAAAGTTCGCGGAGACCAAGGCCGAGCTGCCCATGCCGGAGTGGAGCAAGCGGTAG
- a CDS encoding LLM class F420-dependent oxidoreductase has protein sequence MTIGFGFSLTGRGPLADRDAITAVARRADELGYDSIWVTDRLLIPTASTSAYPYSPTGAFPLGPDEAWLEPLTTVMYLLTTTQRIAVGTSVLVIPYRNPVHTAKALATADYLSGGRVILGAGIGWWREEFESLGVPFAERAARTVEYLRIMQMIWTQPRVTFHGRFARIAQAGGVRPHPARPGGIPIWIGGHSEAALRRVVEVADGWHPLGLRPPVALHPPEMGVRVKRLHELARAARRDPATITVSFKGPLSFADAPGANRAPLTGSAAQIVEDLQAYVAAGVQHFVLDFSVSTVPQMVSVLERFAGEVRPQVA, from the coding sequence ATGACCATCGGCTTCGGCTTTTCGCTCACCGGCCGGGGCCCCCTGGCGGATCGCGACGCCATTACGGCGGTCGCCCGGCGCGCCGACGAGCTGGGCTACGACTCGATCTGGGTGACCGACCGCTTGCTGATCCCCACCGCCAGTACGTCGGCCTACCCGTACTCGCCGACGGGCGCATTCCCGCTGGGCCCCGACGAGGCTTGGCTGGAGCCGCTGACCACCGTCATGTACCTGCTGACCACCACGCAGCGCATCGCCGTGGGCACGAGCGTTCTGGTCATCCCCTATCGGAATCCGGTCCATACGGCCAAGGCGCTCGCCACCGCCGACTATCTCTCCGGCGGGCGCGTGATCCTCGGCGCCGGCATCGGCTGGTGGCGGGAAGAGTTCGAGAGTCTGGGCGTGCCGTTCGCCGAGCGGGCCGCGCGCACGGTCGAGTATCTGCGGATCATGCAGATGATCTGGACCCAGCCGCGCGTCACGTTCCACGGGCGCTTCGCCCGGATCGCCCAGGCCGGGGGCGTGCGTCCGCACCCGGCGCGCCCCGGCGGGATCCCCATCTGGATCGGCGGCCACAGCGAAGCCGCCCTCCGGCGCGTGGTGGAGGTGGCCGACGGCTGGCACCCGCTCGGCCTGCGGCCTCCCGTGGCGCTGCACCCGCCGGAGATGGGGGTCCGGGTCAAGCGGCTTCACGAGCTGGCCCGAGCCGCCCGGCGCGACCCGGCGACGATCACGGTCTCGTTCAAGGGCCCGCTGAGCTTCGCTGACGCGCCCGGGGCGAATCGCGCTCCCCTGACCGGGTCGGCCGCCCAGATCGTCGAGGATCTGCAGGCCTACGTGGCGGCGGGCGTCCAGCACTTCGTCCTGGACTTCTCGGTCTCCACGGTCCCCCAGATGGTGTCGGTCCTGGAGCGGTTCGCCGGGGAGGTCCGCCCTCAGGTCGCTTGA